Below is a genomic region from Kwoniella pini CBS 10737 chromosome 7, complete sequence.
TATACAGTATTTACTTCGAGATACGTGATAATATAAGATGCTATGAAGTGAATGATGTAACAGCGAATATAAAGGAAGAAATATCCCGGTTATATGAATGAATTTTGTTTTCATGAAATAAATTGCGGCTACGGCTATTTAGCTAATTTTGAGCGCTTATACAATAATGATCGACAACGTGACGTAAACGCTTTATTAGGTCCTCAGGCTACATAATATATTGGTAATAGATAAGAATGAAATAGGAAAACGAAAGACTAAGTCATGACAACATGTTGAGAATGCATAAATCTATCATCTATTGTAAATGCTATTATGTCTATATAATGTGAATGTGAACAAATTGGCATTCGCGAATAATCAACTATCAAGCTTTATTGATGTATTCCTCTCCTTTTTCAAAACTGGACAATCCCTTTTTTGATACAAAATTCCGAAACACCTATTTATGAAATATAATATCTATCTCCAATATGACCCATACCTACCGTTACCGgatgaatcaattttaaaatcaaatgaatgtttataaaagaaatttgaaaattacTTACCAGGTGATATAATCCAAGctcttttttcattttcattatttttacttgttgatcttgaaaattttaattcttctgtATCTTTCACATTAATCttaaaatgatttgaagataattcattttcatttttaattgcACTtcttaaatcattttcatcttcattttcatcaactttttcatttattgatgatgaattttcaatagtTTGAACAGCAAAATCTGCTTCTCCTGCTACTTCTCCTAATTGTAAAGAATCTGGATTAAAAGGTAGGTgcatttcaattaattctgGATCTATACTTGCTGTAACTATTTTAACATTTGGAAAAGCTCGATGTACTGAATGAATTGCTGGTTGAGTTATTAAATAAGTTAAAAatattatatttaattgttttataCCGTGGTCCAATAGTACTCTTATTGCCATTACtaaaatcataatcatcacGTCAACAAATTTAAGTTTGGTAATTCATTCTTAGTAAAAGGAGAAAGTGAGAATCTAGAAGTGTGAAGAAGGACTTACACGCTGCAGCACCTGTACCCATTTGACTATCTAATAATAAAACCTTAACTTCCCCACTTGTTTCTCTTGACTTGATTGAACTTGGTAAATCGCTTTTTAGTAATAGCGGTTCACCAGTTCTAGGATCCGATTGAATTAACATTGCACCAATAGGCACATCTCTTATAACCCTTCTGAGTCCGTGTGAAAAAGGACCGCCAGATCGTAAAATCGATATACCGACAAGACGCTAATCTCCATTGTCAATTATTGCAAAGGATTGCGGACAAATGCGCAGACTCACATCATCTCTTGCTAGTCCCTCGTAATCAATTCCTGTTGGCGTTCTGACCGTTTTCGATTGACACGGTATAAGGCTCAAAGCTTTTTCCACTACAATTGTTGATAATCTGTCTGCATGGAATATAAATTCGCCTCTATCCGTCGTTCGATCTCGCAGTATAGTCATAATTCCCTATAACATATCAGTACCGTTAGCTTGGTATGTCATAATAGGACATTTCATAGCTCACTAGCAGTTGATTGGTCTGTTCTAGTAATACAACATTACCATCTTCGCTCTCGTCATTAAGCAGAGTGGACGATCTTGATCTAGCTTTTGacttttcttctcctgtTTCGGCTAACATCCGCCTAAATCTTAGAGACCGCGTGTCGAGTTGTCTTTTGACATGAGTGACTAAAAGCTCAATagctaattgatttgacgATCCAGGAACGATCTACCACGGGGAATATAAGCTGTTTTGCTTCTGCATTTACCACTATCACAACAGCTTACAATGTCGGCATGCCGCGAAGATGGTTGAACGAAATTATCATAACTATTTTTGACAAAGCGCAAATACTATGAATATGTAAAACTTGGTCAGCATGTTATTAAATACCAATGGAACAGGCGAGATTTCTCACTTGGTCTAGAATCCCATTAACGTCCCTTCCTCGTTCCGAGACATCTCGCTTTATCCGACGAGCCAACATGAGATCAGAGTCGCAATTCTAGTAGTATGCATCAATTAGCATGATTTAAAACACTAGTAATTTGTCATTCATAGACTCACTACAAATACTTTTAGATCATACAATGCACGCAATTCAGGTGACTGTAAGGCCATGATGCCTTCCCTGTAAGGTTTATGAGCTTGATTATAAAACTCTGTTGGTACCGTCCAATAACTTACACGATGATGACGCTTGCTCCGTAAATATATTTCTTCTCAGGCATTCGTTCTATATTGACAGCGTCAGCTGCTACGGCTCGCTTTTGCGTTAAGCAGCTGAGATAGGCATACGATGATGTACAAACGAATAAATGGGTATCTAGCATATATGTCAGCTGTTGACGGGATTTGTGTAAGACCCTCTAGCTTACTTCCGTCGCTTTACCCTGTTTCAGATCTAATAGACACTTCACAGTGCTGTCAGTATTCGTATTCTTCGAGTATGAGTCAAATGCGATATATTTACCTTGACGAAAAGAGGTGTGTCAATGGCGTCAGGGTGATCTAACAGAAATGAAGTATTAGCCGTCATGAGGGATATTGGAAAAGACTCCGACAGAAGCAGACTCACCaaagtcaaaatcattGTTGAAAGCCGTTTGTATCTGTTCTGGCGTATGAGCACAATAGAACGAATCTTGAGACAGTATTAAGACGGTTGGAACGTAATTCAGTGCTGATAGTATCGCTCGAGCTACTGAGGTCtgcatttgaaattatcagcttGTCAACTCAATAGCAAAAAGAACAATGCAGCTGACTTTACCAGAAGCACTTCCGCCTGCTATACCGATTACATATGCTTCTACGTTCTTACCATCTGGACTATACCATGGTGCTCGTCCATGAGAAGCCATCACCATATTCTTACTTTTAGGTGATATTGTTCTAGACTGAAGCTGTGGCCTTACGGCAGGATGCAAGTGATCCGGATTATGAGCTGACATCCGGACTATACAGAACAATAACCTGTAGAAGTACTATATAGACTGAATGTATGTGTATATACGAGTAATTTCTCCTTGGTGTTATCTTTTGACACATTCACTACAAGCACGAGCATAATTCATCGCTTAAAATCCAACCGGGATACAATCTTAGTGATTGATCGGTCATCACCGCATCCTTGTCGcgtgaatttgattccgtaATCAGAGGAACGCGCGCGTTGAAAGAACACCCTTTTGATCATGTCAACAACAATTATACAAGTcatagatgatgaaaagctgatcaatttACCTCAAGTCTTGACTGATATCTCTTAATCTCTATATACCCCAGAAAGAGCCGTTATTGCATTCTGCTCGCCAGGCTGATTAGCACTTTGCCGACACTACCGAGGACAATTATCTCCGAGGACACTAGAAGGAAATTGTATAACTTAAAAAGATATGGACGGAGAACCacctcaagaagaagatttctCTCAAATCCCTCTAGTAGAGCGGAGTCAGCACAAGGTTAGCCAAGAGCCTTCATGTTGGTAGCGTCAGTACTTTATGCTGACGACATTTTGTCAGAATTGGAAAGCTAGAGTCTCAGCATATACAGATGTCATCTCGAAATCGGCTAAAACAGCTTCGGATACCGACCCTTTCTTCAGGCCATTCGTATCGGATGGTGCATTACTGTATGTCAATTGAGCGATGAATGCTCTCTCAGTGTAATCAGAAAGCTGAATATACGTTTCTATCCGCAGGAAAAAGTGGTGTCTTGATGCCAACGCTGTGGCACAAGAGAAGGGTATAGAAGCTGTTTTAGCTATAGCGCAATATAGTGGAGAAACAAGTGCAAAGTAAGCTCAATGCGCCCGATTTTTTCCCATGATAACATTATGCTTCATACTGATATAACGTCGGTAGAATACGGCCGGATGTGGTTCCTGCTATAGTAGACAAAGCATTGGGATCGGCAAGAGCAGGTACCAAGAAAAAGGGTATGGACCTCTGTGCTATGTTTGTGGAGGTGGAGAACAGTGGTGAAGGTGTCATGGTGAGCTTCACCTAAACATCTCAAGAGATATTCTGGATTGAGCTCATTCGTTCTCGGGCGTACAGGAAGATGTGATGGCAGGGTTCAATGCCAAATTACCGAAAACTGTCGCCGGATCTATAACGTGTCTGAAGGAGATAATAGAGTAAGCTGTGCGAAAGTATCCGTAAGCCCAGCTTACGAACCATATTCAGATCGTTCGGTGTACCAGCTTTGGGTAATATAAAACCTCTGCTGAAATCGTTGTCAAAGATCTTCGGGCATTCCGACAAAAATGTTAGAGCAGAAGGAACAACATTGACACTTGTCTTATACACTTATCTTGGTCCAGCACTTTTACCAGCATTAGCGGATCTTAAGCCCGTTCAAATGACAGAACTGCAAAAGTCGTTCGATTCGATGGATgcagaaggtaaaggagcAGGTACGGGAAAAGCAACGCGGTTCACTCGAAAGACTCAACGAGACAGGGAAGCGGCTGAAGCTTCTGGTGgaggtgatgatgacggAGATGCTCAAGAGGAAATAGCAGCTGCGCCAATAGACCCGAAATCATTATTAGATCCAGTAGACGTACTAGCTTTATTCCCAGGTGACCTGATGGATAGATTAGGTTCGACAAAGTGGAAAGACCGATTAGAATCCTTAGAAGAATGCACGAAAGTCCTTACTCAACCTCAAAATGCCAGTATATCGGATAAAAATGTCGACTCATATGGACCACTGGCTCAAATATTGGGAACCAAATGTAAATCCGACGCTAATATCAATGTGGTCATCGAAGCTTCCAAGGTGATTGAGGGTCTAGCGAAAGGTATGGGACGATCATTTGGCAGATTTAGGAGTACCATCATGCCTGGAGTGTTGGATAGACTAAAGGAGAGGAAAGTCAATGTGACCGATGCTTTGGGTAAAGCTCTTGACGCTCTATTCCTCACAGTGAGTGGGAGTCGGAATCCATGTTACTTGCAAGTAGGTTGAAGAACTCGTACTGATTGAAGATGCTGCAGACACCGTTCGCCGATATGGTTGAAGATATTCTAAATTCTCTGAAGTCGAAAAATCCTCAAGTGAAAGAAGGCACTCTGAAATTCTTACATCGATCTTTGCAGACCACGACGGAAGCACCAGGTAAAGACCAGATCAAACCTATAGCACAGGCTCTCGTTGCTTTGCTAGGAGATAGTACGGAACCGGTTAGAACAACTGCAGCGGAATGTCTAGGTACcatgatgaaaattcttGGGGAAAGAGTGTTCAATCCTTTCATCGAAGGAGTCGGAGAGTTACAGATGGCAAAAGTCAAAGATGCATTTGGGAGAGCGGAGATCAAGTATAAAGCTGGTGGCGCTCCTAAAGCTGCTCCAAAGCCTGTAGGATCTGCTAAAACTGCTCCGGCAACTGTCAAAAAGGTGAGCTGACATACAAATCTGGCTGGTAAGGCAAATTAGCTAAGCCCAAAGTATAGCCTCAATCAAAGCCTTCTGTTTCTGGATCGCCACCCATCAAGGCAGCTGGGAAATTCACTATCGATGAATTCCCTGATGAATTCGCTGTGCCACCTGGGGGAGCACCTCCCGCTAGATTGGCCAGACCTGGAGTAAGCATTTGCTCGACGTTTGTGGCAGAGTGGGTAAGCTGACAAAAGGGGCATACCTAGGTTCCGAAACCCGCTCCTTCAGCTTCCACCCGACCACCACCGACAGCGGCAACTAGCTCATCGAAGCCTCCTTCAAAGCCTGTAGCGGCTCAAACGAAGACGGCTGCAGCATCGTCATCGAAATCCGGTCCATCGAAATCATTAGCCACTTCACCTTCTGAACCAGTCAAATACCGGTATTCGCCCGAAGAAGCTGCCAGTATAGCGGCCGATACAATACCGGCGGAATATCATACTAAGCTCGCCGATGGAGCTTGGAAGATACGGTTGGAAGCCGCTGAAGAGATGGTGAAATGGATAGGCGAGGAAGATGGGGCTGAGAAAGTGAACAGTGAAGTAATGATGAGATTTCTGGGCAAGACGCCAGGGTGGGGTGAAAAGAATTTCCAAGTAAGTCTGCGCAATATGCTCTCCTAAGGAAGCCTCTCCGTAGCTGATAACATGACTTCCATGTAGGTATCGGCAAAGCTGTATCAAGTCATGGGTCTTATGGCTGAGAAGTCACCTACTTTCGGCAAACCTTCTGCAGCATTTGTGATAGGTCACCTGACTGATAAGCTGGGTGacatgaagctgaagaaacCTGCTGGAGATGCTTTAACGATCTTTGCGGAGAAGACCTCGTTGGCATTCGTGCTAGCTCAAGGTAAGTTCCCAGACCACATAATGTGGCACGCACGGGCTTACATCACGTTCTAGGATACGAACCCATGACTAAGCAGAAAGCTCCGAAAGCTCAAGCAGATTCTCTGACCTGGATCAAACAGCAACTTATCGATTTTGGCATCGCTGGAATACCCCTCAAAGACCTGATCAGTTTCGTTAAGAACGCTTTAGGCTCTCCTAATGCTTTGGTTAGGAAGAGTGCAACTGAGGTATTAGTGACTGTAAGAATAGCTGTAGGAGCAGGTCAGTCGTCTTCATTCTTTTGCTCAGATCTCATAGCTGAACATTGTGGATTCAGATATTTCCGGCTTCATGGAGGATCTGAATCCCCAATTGCTGAACACAATCAATTCGGAATTCGATAAAGTATCTACAACAACCCCACCTGAACCTACCAAAACTCAAGCCGACTTACAGGAGACTGCTCCGTCAGCGGGGTCGAAAGGCggaaaaggtaattcagGAGCTGATCCTCTAGATGACTTGATACCTCGACAAGACCTAGACAAACTGGTAGCTTCCACCTCAGTCATCGCGGACTCGAAGAGCGATGCCTGGAAAGCCCGAAAAGAAGCCTTTGAAGCTCTGAATGCCATTTTGGAAGTAAAGAGCAACAATAGGTTGAAGCCAAACATGGGAGAAATTGGCGGTGTGCTGAAGAAAGCTATGGCGGATACGAATTTGTCGGTTAAGATGCTTGCTTTGGGCATAATATCGAAAATCGCTACCGGTATGGGTCAACCTTTCGACAAATACCACCGATTATTGGTTGCACCAGTTGCAAGCGTCTGCGCAGATCAGAAAGCCCCTACCCGAGCCGCGGCTACCGCTACTCTCACCGCTATGGCAGATGCTACCGGCGGACTAGACGGTATGTTCACTGGTCTTGGTACGAGTCTGGAGTCGACAAATCCGATTTTGAGAGCTACCGTCCTCGGTTGGCTTGCTGCTCGGGTCAAAGAAGATCCCCCATCATCTAGCGCTGATCTCTCGCCCCTGGCTGGACCAATCCTGACCTGTCTAGAAGATAGAAATGGCGATGTCAGGAAGGGTGCCGGTGCTATCTTACCCTTCGTGGTGGCTAGCGCAGGATACGATTACGTCATGGATCAAACTTCCAAACTGAAGCCTGCTTCGAGAGCTACCATTGTACCTCTTATCAATAACGCGAGGTCAAGTGCGCCCGGTCCTTCATCAAGCGCAACGGCCTCGTCTGCGGTACCGTCAAGAGGCGCGACCACTCCAGCAACTTCGCGCGTAGCCAAATCTTCTGCTGCCTTACGTTCAGCTCCTGGATCTCCTGCTCCCGCATCGGTACCATCACTTCCCAAGCCATCTGCCGTACCTTCTCGTTCAATGGCCATGAAAGCTTTATCCTCCgtaccttcttctcgaCCGGTATCATCCCTTAGTCAAGGCGACGATCATCGTCCTACTGGTTTACCGAAATCTCGAATGGCTTTATCTCGCCCACCATCTTCAGCATCGATATCTGCTTCACACGCGTCTTCGATCCCTACCCCAAGCTCTTCTCGAAATCTTCCTTTCCTTGGTAATGATCTTTCAGCTCGCTCATCGCGTTTGAAACGGGATGCAACAAGGTGGATCATAGAtacttcacctaaatcGACTAACGATCTGAGCGAATATCTCCAACATCAAATGGAACCTCAACTTTCACCTGAATTGTTCTCTTCCTTATACAGTAAAGATCATAGagcggaagaagattatatGGCAGGTCTATCAACAATGTCTGAGTTTTACGATTCTGCtatttcctcttctactTACGATttagcagaagaagaattacaatCTACCCAATTAGCCAATGTTGACTTAGCTCTCAAATACGCTGCCTTGAAACTTCTAGGTAACAACACGCAATTGGCGAATAGGTGTTTAGAGCTTTTGAGTAACATCGTGGATTTGATGCCAAGATATAATGAACGATTCTCTGATGCAGAAGCGAAGCTTTTCGTCCCCGCTTTGGTGTTCAAGGTGAGATTGTCATTCAATCGCGAAATTCTGAGGGTGTGCTGATCATAATCGTTGAATAGCTTGGCGATGCTAAATTTGGACCTAAGCTTGCACCAATCTTCGAATCTTTAGATAAAGTCATTGCCGGTTCTCAAGTTGTAGCTCTTTTAGTTCAGTATGGATTGGAAGATAAATCAGCCGGAAAGACCTGTAAGAATGAGTCCTTGGCTCTTATTGAGAAGGCATATAAGAAGCGAGGATCCATTTTGAGGACAAGAGAGGATAAGGGATTCTACGAAACGATCGCGAGGTGTATTAATGATAGTGGAACCAGAAACGCCGCCTTGAGTGTCATGGCGTGAGTTCTTTCTTTataaagcttcttcttgataGTATGCTAACTTACCTTGGAATTCTGTAGTCTGTTGCAATTACAGGGAGAATCCAAGAGTTTGTCAGCTGTCATCGAGTCCATGTCGAATTCATCGAAAGATATGCTTGCCAACCGGCGATCGACTATGGCAGCCAGTAAGACCGGTCCGACAAATCCCTTAGTATCGAAGATGTCACATGATTCCCTTCCGGAAGGCTCACCAAGATTGAAGAGACCTCAAACAGGAGCCACAACCCCTCGTCTCAATCACTTACCTCGCGAAACTCATGTGGACTCACCAAGAGCTTCAGGATCAGCTTCACCCGCTTCGAAGTTACCTAGATCCGGTATTGCTTCGCCATCGCTGAATCGGACTATACAGGCTCCGTCTGGATTACCTAGACCTGGCGGTATTCCTGCTCCGTCGTACCAAACTTCCAGCAATCACACAACCAGCACTAGCTCCATTCCATCGGCGGCTACGTCTCGTCTACAACGCCCCACAGGTAATGGTGATGTTTTTGGTGCAGCGTCAAATGTCAGATCGGCAGCTCTACAGCCCCTTAATAGAGCACCTGCACCCAAGTCAAGCGGTCCGGATGTCATCAAAGCCATCAACGAAATACGGcatgatgatcttgatcgATGCGTTGATGCACTCAAGGTCATTCAACATATGCTCAGCTCAACACCTGAACTATTCGTCGATAACGTCGAAACATTGAGCGATACATTGATGGACGAAATGGAGTTTGCTTTTACGCCACCTGAAAACCTGCACGAGCCGAGGTATTTCAGAGTAGTCAAACATCTTATACAGTCTTTCTCAGGCTTATCATCCAATCAAGATCTAATGAGAAGATTATCCTATTCCCAACTATATAGCGTACTTAATTGCCTGTCACTAAGATTAGTACAGGCTGACAAACTCGGAGGAGCAATTCAAGATATGTCaagatttttcaatttggtTTTAGTACAATGTCTATCTACTCCAGATAGATTATTAGTCTTCAAAGTTATGTTCAAGCTTCTTTTAGATCTCACACAAGATTTCTCATTGGACAATGTGAAAccagaaaatgaaagagcTAGTCATCCAGATTTAGTTATTAAATGTCTTTGGAAAAGATGTAAGATATTAGACGATGATTTTAGGTCGAATCGATTAAAACCTGGTCCACTTTTGGCTGTTTTAGAAGATTTCTTACAAGGTGTTGGACCTTCTGaatatagaagaagagctGCTGAAGGCATTGCATTGGGTGATATGCCTTTGAGAACTGTTAAGACTATAATACAAAAGATGCTTGGTGAGTCCATTCATGTGTTGCCGTCAGAAGAATGGTGTACTAACTGTATCGTTTTCTTACAGTGTACACCCAAGAAGCAGGCTTAGAAGTTTACGATATACTGCTCAACCAATTCGGGGATGAAGCTGCGTCGACGATAGTATATACATACGTCTTTAGATTGGGTAAGTTAGCTCTGAAATGGGCgaagttgaatt
It encodes:
- a CDS encoding uridine kinase, encoding MSAHNPDHLHPAVRPQLQSRTISPKSKNMVMASHGRAPWYSPDGKNVEAYVIGIAGGSASGKTSVARAILSALNYVPTVLILSQDSFYCAHTPEQIQTAFNNDFDFDHPDAIDTPLFVKCLLDLKQGKATEIPIYSFVHHQRMPEKKYIYGASVIIVEGIMALQSPELRALYDLKVFVNCDSDLMLARRIKRDVSERGRDVNGILDQYLRFVKNSYDNFVQPSSRHADIIVPGSSNQLAIELLVTHVKRQLDTRSLRFRRMLAETGEEKSKARSRSSTLLNDESEDGNVVLLEQTNQLLGIMTILRDRTTDRGEFIFHADRLSTIVVEKALSLIPCQSKTVRTPTGIDYEGLARDDRLVGISILRSGGPFSHGLRRVIRDVPIGAMLIQSDPRTGEPLLLKSDLPSSIKSRETSGEVKVLLLDSQMGTGAAALMAIRVLLDHGIKQLNIIFLTYLITQPAIHSVHRAFPNVKIVTASIDPELIEMHLPFNPDSLQLGEVAGEADFAVQTIENSSSINEKVDENEDENDLRSAIKNENELSSNHFKINVKDTEELKFSRSTSKNNENEKRAWIISPGMGHIGDRYYIS